Part of the Brassica oleracea var. oleracea cultivar TO1000 chromosome C8, BOL, whole genome shotgun sequence genome is shown below.
GAAATGTAAACTGGATCTTGTATTTTATATATCCAGAGGACTCTCAAACGTAGATTGCTCCTTCTTGTGTTGTAATGATTATATAGAACACATGTATAGTGGGCAAGAGGTGTCCTTGGAACAGTTATATGAAATGAAACAAGATATGCAATTTTATCAAAAACCTTCTATTTTAAAATAATTAATCAAATTTTTAAAAAATTATTTTTAAAACTAATTTATTATTTATAATACTATGATACTTTACATAAACGATCACACAACTAACAATTTTACCCAAAAAAACCTAACAATTTTACTTATCATAAAATAAACTTTATTTTTGACAGTTTTGTTTATATAAATTTGCGCTCTAAAAATCCACGTTTTACCGTTGTATTTGTATCATGTTAAAAAATTTATACTCCCTTCCACTACAAGAAAACATAATCTTAACGAGGGCGGTTTTCCTCGCTAATTCGTCGTAAAAGAGGCTTTACGACGAATTAGCGAGGAAACGCGTTTGCTCGTTACACGTCTGTCGTAACACATATTTCCTCGCTAATTCGTCGTAACTTAGCGAGGAATATATTTCGTCGTAAAGACGAAGTAGGACGATTCGTCGTAAAGACCACGTCAATATTCCACGTAAGGACGTCGCTATAATACCTCGTAAATACCTCGAAAATAGTTCCTCGTAACCTACACGCAAATACCTTGAAAGAGTTTCCTCGNNNNNNNNNNNNNNNNNNNNNNNNNNNNNNNNNNNNNNNNNNNNNNNNNNNNNNNNNNNNNNNNNNNNNNNNNNNNNNNNNNNNNNNNNNNNNNNNNNNNNNNNNNNNNNNNNNNNNNNNNNNNNNNNNNNNNNNNNNNNNNNNNNNNNNNNNNNNNNNNNNNNNNNNNNNNNNNNNNNNNNNNNNNNNNNNNNNNNNNNNNNNNNNNNNNNNNNNNNNNNNNNNNNNNNNNNNNNNNNNNNNNNNNNNNNNNNNNNNNNNNNNNNNNNNNNNNNNNNNNNNNNNNNNNNNNNNNNNNNNNNNNNNNNNNNNNNNNNNNNNNNNNNNNNNNNNNNNNNNNNNNNNNNNNNNNNNNNNNNNNNNNNNNNNNNNNNNNNNNNNNNNNNNNNNNNNNNNNNNNNNNNNNNNNNNNNNNNNNNNNNNNNNNNNNNNNNNNNNNNNNNNNNNNNNNNNNNNNNNNNNNNNNNNNNNNNNNNNNNNNNNNNNNNNNNNNNNNNNNNNNNNNNNNNNNNNNNNNNNNNNNNNNNNNNNNNNNNNNNNNNNNNNNNNNNNNNNNNNNNNNNNNNNNNNNNNNNNNNNNNNNNNNNNNNNNNNNNNNNNNNNNNNNNNNNNNNNNNNNNNNNNNNNNNNNNNNNNNNNNNNNNNNNNNNNNNNNNNNNNNNNNNNNNNNNNNNNNNNNNNNNNNNNNNNNNNNNNNNNNNNNNNNNNNNNNNNNNNNNNNNNNNNNNNNNNNNNNNNNNNNNNNNNNNNNNNNNNNNNNNNNNNNNNNNNNNNNNNNNNNNNNNNNNNNNNNNNNNNNNNNNNNNNNNNNNNNNNNNNNNNNNNNNNNNNNNNNNNNNNNNNNNNNNNNNNNNNNNNNNNNNNNNNNNNNNNNNNNNNNNNNNNNNNNNNNNNNNNNNNNNNNNNNNNNNNNNNNNNNNNNNNNNNNNNNNNNNNNNNNNNNNNNNNNNNNNNNNNNNNNNNNNNNNNNNNNNNNNNNNNNNNNNNNNNNNNNNNNNNNNNNNNNNNNNNNNNNNNNNNNNNNNNNNNNNNNNNNNNNNNNNNNNNNNNNNNNNNNNNNNNNNNNNNNNNNNNNNNNNNNNNNNNNNNNNNNNNNNNNNNNNNNNNNNNNNNNNNNNNNNNNNNNNNNNNNNNNNNNNNNNNNNNNNNNNNNNNNNNNNNNNNNNNNNNNNNNNNNNNNNNNNNNNNNNNNNNNNNNNNNNNNNNNNNNNNNNNNNNNNNNNNNNNNNNNNNNNNNNNNNNNNNNNNNNNNNNNNNNNNNNNNNNNNNNNNNNNNNNNNNNNNNNNNNNNNNNNNNNNNNNNNNNNNNNNNNNNNNNNNNNNNNNNNNNNNNNNNNNNNNNNNNNNNNNNNNNNNNNNNNNNNNNNNNNNNNNNNNNNNNNNNNNNNNNNNNNNNNNNNNNNNNNNNNNNNNNNNNNNNNNNNNNNNNNNNNNNNNNNNNNNNNNNNNNNNNNNNNNNNNNNNNNNNNNNNNNNNNNNNNNNNNNNNNNNNNNNNNNNNNNNNNNNNNNNNNNNNNNNNNNNNNNNNNNNNNNNNNNNNNNNNNNNNNNNNNNNNNNNNNNNNNNNNNNNNNNNNNNNNNNNNNNNNNNNNNNNNNNNNNNNNNNNNNNNNNNNNNNNNNNNNNNNNNNNNNNNNNNNNNNNNNNNNNNNNNNNNNNNNNNNNNNNNNNNNNNNNNNNNNNNNNNNNNNNNNNNNNNNNNNNNNNNNNNNNNNNNNNNNNNNNNNNNNNNNNNNNNNNNNNNNNNNNNNNNNNNNNNNNNNNNNNNNNNNNNNNNNNNNNNNNNNNNNNNNNNNNNNNNNNNNNNNNNNNNNNNNNNNNNNNNNNNNNNNNNNNNNNNNNNNNNNNNNNNNNNNNNNNNNNNNNNNNNNNNNNNNNNNNNNNNNNNNNNNNNNNNNNNNNNNNNNNNNNNNNNNNNNNNNNNNNNNNNNNNNNNNNNNNNNNNNNNNNNNNNNNNNNNNNNNNNNNNNNNNNNNNNNNNNNNNNNNNNNNNNNNNNNNNNNNNNNNNNNNNNNNNNNNNNNNNNNNNNNNNNNNNNNNNNNNNNNNNNNNNNNNNNNNNNNNNNNNNNNNNNNNNNNNNNNNNNNNNNNNNNNNNNNNNNNNNNNNNNNNNNNNNNNNNNNNNNNNNNNNNNNNNNNNNNNNNNNNNNNNNNNNNNNNNNNNNNNNNNNNNNNNNNNNNNNNNNNNNNNNNNNNNNNNNNNNNNNNNNNNNNNNNNNNNNNNNNNNNNNNNNNNNNNNNNNNNNNNNNNNNNNNNNNNNNNNNNNNNNNNNNNNNNNNNNNNNNNNNNNNNNNNNNNNNNNNNNNNNNNNNNNNNNNNNNNNNNNNNNNNNNNNNNNNNNNNNNNNNNNNNNNNNNNNNNNNNNNNNNNNNNNNNNNNNNNNNNNNNNNNNNNNNNNNNNNNNNNNNNNNNNNNNNNNNNNNNNNNNNNNNNNNNNNNNNNNNNNNNNNNNNNNNNNNNNNNNNNNNNNNNNNNNNNNNNNNNNNNNNNNNNNNNNNNNNNNNNNNNNNNNNNNNNNNNNNNNNNNNNNNNNNNNNNNNNNNNNNNNNNNNNNNNNNNNNNNNNNNNNNNNNNNNNNNNNNNNNNNNNNNNNNNNNNNNNNNNNNNNNNNNNNNNNNNNNNNNNNNNNNNNNNNNNNNNNNNNNNNNNNNNNNNNNNNNNNNNNNNNNNNNNNNNNNNNNNNNNNNNNNNNNNNNNNNNNNNNNNNNNNNNNNNNNNNNNNNNNNNNNNNNNNNNNNNNNNNNNNNNNNNNNNNNNNNNNNNNNNNNNNNNNNNNNNNNNNNNNNNNNNNNNNNNNNNNNNNNNNNNNNNNNNNNNNNNNNNNNNNNNNNNNNNNNNNNNNNNNNNNNNNNNNNNNNNNNNNNNNNNNNNNNNNNNNNNNNNNNNNNNNNNNNNNNNNNNNNNNNNNNNNNNNNNNNNNNNNNNNNNNNNNNNNNNNNNNNNNNNNNNNNNNNNNNNNNNNNNNNNNNNNNNNNNNNNNNNNNNNNNNNNNNNNNNNNNNNNNNNNNNNNNNNNNNNNNNNNNNNNNNNNNNNNNNNNNNNNNNNNNNNNNNNNNNNNNNNNNNNNNNNNNNNNNNNNNNNNNNNNNNNNNNNNNNNNNNNNNNNNNNNNNNNNNNNNNNNNNNNNNNNNNNNNNNNNNNNNNNNNNNNNNNNNNNNNNNNNNNNNNNNNNNNNNNNNNNNNNNNNNNNNNNNNNNNNNNNNNNNNNNNNNNNNNNNNNNNNNNNNNNNNNNNNNNNNNNNNNNNNNNNNNNNNNNNNNNNNNNNNNNNNNNNNNNNNNNNNNNNNNNNNNNNNNNNNNNNNNNNNNNNNNNNNNNNNNNNNNNNNNNNNNNNNNNNNNNNNNNNNNNNNNNNNNNNNNNNNNNNNNNNNNNNNNNNNNNNNNNNNNNNNNNNNNNNNNNNNNNNNNNNNNNNNNNNNNNNNNNNNNNNNNNNNNNNNNNNNNNNNNNNNNNNNNNNNNNNNNNNNNNNNNNNNNNNNNNNNNNNNNNNNNNNNNNNNNNNNNNNNNNNNNNNNNNNNNNNNNNNNNNNNNNNNNNNNNNNNNNNNNNNNNNNNNNNNNNNNNNNNNNNNNNNNNNNNNNNNNNNNNNNNNNNNNNNNNNNNNNNNNNNNNNNNNNNNNNNNNNNNNNNNNNNNNNNNNNNNNNNNNNNNNNNNNNNNNNNNNNNNNNNNNNNNNNNNNNNNNNNNNNNNNNNNNNNNNNNNNNNNNNNNNNNNNNNNNNNNNNNNNNNNNNNNNNNNNNNNNNNNNNNNNNNNNNNNNNNNNNNNNNNNNNNNNNNNNNNNNNNNNNNNNNNNNNNNNNNNNNNNNNNNNNNNNNNNNNNNNNNNNNNNNNNNNNNNNNNNNNNNNNNNNNNNNNNNNNNNNNNNNNNNNNNNNNNNNNNNNNNNNNNNNNNNNNNNNNNNNNNNNNNNNNNNNNNNNNNNNNNNNNNNNNNNNNNNNNNNNNNNNNNNNNNNNNNNNNNNNNNNNNNNNNNNNNNNNNNNNNNNNNNNNNNNNNNNNNNNNNNNNNNNNNNNNNNNNNNNNNNNNNNNNNNNNNNNNNNNNNNNNNNNNNNNNNNNNNNNNNNNNNNNNNNNNNNNNNNNNNNNNNNNNNNNNNNNNNNNNNNNNNNNNNNNNNNNNNNNNNNNNNNNNNNNNNNNNNNNNNNNNNNNNNNNNNNNNNNNNNNNNNNNNNNNNNNNNNNNNNNNNNNNNNNNNNNNNNNNNNNNNNNNNNNNNNNNNNNNNNNNNNNNNNNNNNNNNNNNNNNNNNNNNNNNNNNNNNNNNNNNNNNNNNNNNNNNNNNNNNNNNNNNNNNNNNNNNNNNNNNNNNNNNNNNNNNNNNNNNNNNNNNNNNNNNNNNNNNNNNNNNNNNNNNNNNNNNNNNNNNNNNNNNNNNNNNNNNNNNNNNNNNNNNNNNNNNNNNNNNNNNNNNNNNNNNNNNNNNNNNNNNNNNNNNNNNNNNNNNNNNNNNNNNNNNNNNNNNNNNNNNNNNNNNNNNNNNNNNNNNNNNNNNNNNNNNNNNNNNNNNNNNNNNNNNNNNNNNNNNNNAATCTGGTAGTTGTAATTTTGCTATGAATTTACGACGAAAATTAATTAGGTGGGCAAAAAAAACGTGTAACACCTATGAAGTTGGTGGATTCAAAAATTTCCTCGCTAAATACACGTAAACTATTCCCTCGTAAATACCACGCAAAATTTACGTCGTATTTACGAGGAAATAGTTTTTCCTCGTAAAATACTCGTAAAATTACATCCACTTTACGACGAAACAGTTTTGTCGTTACGTTACGAGGAAATAACGATGAATTTAGTTTTTCACGTAAATTCGTCGTAAATTCGACGCAAATTTACGAGGATTGTTTTTCCTCGTTAATTTTCGTCGTTAAGCATGTGTTTTCTTGTAGTGTTCATTTTTTAATATAAATCGTTTTAGAGAATTTTTTATGTTCCAAATTATATGACGTTTTCGGTTTTCTATGTAAAATTTATTAACACTTACTTTTATATGACCAATGATAATATACTTTATTATTGGTTGATTTGTGGTTAGGTAAATAATTATGATGTTTTTGTTTACTTTATGTAAAATTTATTAACATTTAATATTATATGACCAATGATAATATACTTTCTATTTTATTATTGGTTGATTTGTGGTTAGATAAATAGTTAATGATGTTTTTGTTTAGAAAATATATAAAAATTAATGATTTCTTAATTTAATGTGCACAATTCTAAAACGATTTATATTAAAAAACGGAGGGATTACTTCATTAAATGTATATAATTGTTAATAAAAATAGTTAATAAGTCAAATTTTCAAATTAATTTGTAATACTCATCATCTACGTCCAAAGTAGAGGGACAAGAGACTCCACCGCCAAATTATCTTTCTTCAGGGTTGCAACACGTGTCCTCTCTGTAAATTCAAAAGCCCTTCTTTTTTTTTTTTTTTTTTTTGTCAACTTTCGTTTTCATTAAACGAAGCCCAAAAGGCATTGTTACAAACAGTCTCAAAATACAATTTAGCCCAAATGAAATCCAAATCTTAAAGATAATGATAAATTGCATGATGAACACGTGGTCAAACTCGTGGCTTCATCTCTTCCAGTCCGTGAAAGAAGAAGGCGGTGCCGGAACCTCGCCGGAAAACTCGCCGATCTTCATCTCGAAACTTGTTTGAGGCTGCTTGCACGTTCTTCATACCTCCAATCGCCGTCGATCTCTGTAAATGCAAAAGCCCTAATCTCAAAAACTCAACCTTTCTCTCTCTGAGTCAAACTGATGTTAGCGATTCGATCATCGAATCACTTCCGATGCATTTCTTCTCTCTGCACTAAAACCCGATTCTCCTCCGCATTGGTCTCTCTCAATCGCCAAGTTTCTCCCTTTCCCTCCTCATACCTCCACAGAGCAATGTCTTCTTCTCGCCCCTCTGCATTTGACGCTCTCATGTCGAAAGCTCGCGCATCCGCCAAGAAGAAAACGACACCCCAAGCTTCCAATTCATCTCCCTCCCCGAACAAAAGAAAAATCGCGAAAACCCAAGACGCCGATTCGCCAAAGGCGGAAGCTTTTCCCGATGAACCCAGATCAGATTCGCCGTCAATTGCGGAAGATTTGAAGAAGGGAGCGAAAACCCAAGACGCCGATTTGACAAAGGTGGAGGCTTTTCCTGATTCGGATAAACCCAGATCGTCAATTGCGAAAAAGTCTAGGACTTTGAGTCAGACGGATAAAGTCGACGAATTGAAGAGTAAGATTGTGTTGCTGAAGAGGAAGCCTGGCGAATTCGATCCGGAGAGAGTTTGTTGTTGGGAGAAAGGGGAGAGAGTTCCGTTTCTGTTTGTGGCATTGGCGTTTGATTTGATTTCAGCTGAGAGTGGGAGGATTGTGATTACTGATATTCTGTGTAACATGTTGAGGACTGTTATTGCCACCACTCCTGATGATTTGGTCGCTACTGTTTATCTTGCGGCCAACGAGATTGCTCCTGCTCATGAAGGGGTGGAGTTGGGGATTGGTGAAGGTTCTATTATCAAGGCCATCTCTGAAGCTTTTGGTAGAACTGAGTCCCAGGTTAAGAAGCTGAATACGGTATGTGTGTTGATAATTTTCAATGTTAGAAAAAATCGATAGGTGTTGGTTAGGCGTTTTATAGAAGATTATTGTTTAGGCGACCGCTTTTTAGAACATTGATAATTTTCATTGGTTGCTTTTATAATGCCAGTGAGGTTGTCTGGTAGGATGTCTTTGAACAGAGGCGCAGGTTAAGAAGTTTTGTAACTGATTGTTATTTGAGTAGGAACTAGGAGACTTGGGGCTTGTAGCAAAAGGAAGCCGTTCGTCACAGACTATGATGTTCAAGCCAGAACCATTGACTGTTGTCAAGGTTTTCAATACTTTTCGACAAATTGCTAAGGTACTTAAAAGCCATTTTCTTATGGTTTATGGCTGACTTGAATGAGATTCAATCAATTTTCTTTTGCCTGACTGAATGCATAAGAGATGAGTGGGATTATATCAGGAAAGTGGAAAAGATAGTACAGAAAAGAAGAAGGATCGGATGAAGGCACTTCTTGTGGCAGCAACAGACTGTGAACCTCTGTACTTAACTCGTTTACTTCAGGTATGCAGATCCATAGTAACAGTTTTTACTCCTCATACTTTGGGTTCCTTACTAAGCTCTATTGAATTTACCTTCCAGGCAAAATTGCGGTTAGGATTCTCAAATCAGACTGTCTTAGCTGCCTTGGGACAAGCAGCTGTTTATAATGAAGAGCACTCAAAGCCACCCCCAAAAACCAAGTCTCCTTTAGAGGAGGTTTGCTTTCTCTTTTTACTTGTGGCTTTGGCTCTCTATGTAACATTCTTCTAGAGCCCTCACGGTTTACTTCTAACGGCTATTCTGTTTTTATTAAAAATATCTTTAATGTGTGTGATATTTACACTATGCATCCTTCTTCTCTGTCTCTGTAGGCTGCGAAGATTGTTAAACAAGTATTCACTGTGCTTCCTGTGTATGACATTATTGTTCCTGCTCTTCTAACTGGCGGTGTGTGGAATCTTCCTAAAACTTGTAACTTCACACTTGGTGTACCTATTGGGCCAATGCTTGCAAAACCAACAAAAGGTGTAGGCGAGATACTGAATAAGTTCCAGGACACAGTTTTCACATGCGAATACAAATATGATGGAGAACGTGCACAGGTGGATATATAAATAAATAGCGGAGTTATTTATATATATTTTATTAAGTATTTGGCTTTATCATTCAGTCACTTTGGCGCAGGTACATTGTATGGAGGATGGTACATTCGAGATATATAGTCGAAATGCTGAAAGAAACACTGGGAAGTACCCTGATGTTGCTCTTGCGTTATCAAGGTAGGCTTCTTGTTGAATAACATTAGAAAGAGCCAATCTTGAAGTTAGTGAAATCTTCTTTATTATGCAGATTAAAGAAGCCTTCTGTGAAATCTTTTATCCTGGACTGTGAGGTTGTTGCTTTCGACAGGGAGAAAAAGAAGATTCTTCCGTTTCAGATTTTGAGCACTCGAGCGCGTAAGAATGTGAACGTCAATGATATCAAAGTTGGCGTGTGCATCTTTGCTTTTGACATGTTGTATCTAAATGGCCAGCAACTTATCCAGGAGAATCTTGATATTCGCCGAGAGGTGTGAGCCAATAAATCATTTTTTTTTCCTTTGGTTTCATGAAGTAAAGTGTTGTGCCTTCTTGCAGAAGCTATACGGATCATTTGAGGAAGATCTTGGATATTTCCAGTTTGCAACTGCTCTAACATCCAGCGATATCGATGAAATACAAAAGTTTCTTGACGCTTCTGTTGACATTGGGTAATATATCTTACACCTTCTTGTCTCCTTGTTGGTTCATTTTGTCATCTATATATGTTTTTTTTTGCAGGTGTGAAGGGCTAATCATTAAAACATTGAATTCAGATGCGACATATGAGCCTGCAAAGCGATCCAATAATTGGCTAAAACTGAAGAAAGACTATATGGACAGGTAATATTCCTTTCCAAAAATTAAAAAAAAATTGTTTAAAAATTGATTCTGAATCGTTTACTGACCCCTAGAGTTATGCAGCATTGGGGACTCT
Proteins encoded:
- the LOC106312404 gene encoding DNA ligase 1-like; the protein is MLAIRSSNHFRCISSLCTKTRFSSALVSLNRQVSPFPSSYLHRAMSSSRPSAFDALMSKARASAKKKTTPQASNSSPSPNKRKIAKTQDADSPKAEAFPDEPRSDSPSIAEDLKKGAKTQDADLTKVEAFPDSDKPRSSIAKKSRTLSQTDKVDELKSKIVLLKRKPGEFDPERVCCWEKGERVPFLFVALAFDLISAESGRIVITDILCNMLRTVIATTPDDLVATVYLAANEIAPAHEGVELGIGEGSIIKAISEAFGRTESQVKKLNTELGDLGLVAKGSRSSQTMMFKPEPLTVVKVFNTFRQIAKESGKDSTEKKKDRMKALLVAATDCEPLYLTRLLQAKLRLGFSNQTVLAALGQAAVYNEEHSKPPPKTKSPLEEAAKIVKQVFTVLPVYDIIVPALLTGGVWNLPKTCNFTLGVPIGPMLAKPTKGVGEILNKFQDTVFTCEYKYDGERAQVHCMEDGTFEIYSRNAERNTGKYPDVALALSRLKKPSVKSFILDCEVVAFDREKKKILPFQILSTRARKNVNVNDIKVGVCIFAFDMLYLNGQQLIQENLDIRREKLYGSFEEDLGYFQFATALTSSDIDEIQKFLDASVDIGCEGLIIKTLNSDATYEPAKRSNNWLKLKKDYMDSIGDSVDLVPIAAFHGRGKRTGVFGAFLLACYDADKEEFQSICKIGTGFSEAVLEERSTSLRSRVIPTPKQYYRVGDSLNPDVWFEPTEVWEVKAADLTISPVHRAANGIVDPDKGISLRFPRLLRVREDKKPEEATSSEQIADMYQAQKHNHPSNEAKGEDD